The Hymenobacter sp. 5317J-9 genome has a window encoding:
- a CDS encoding glycoside hydrolase family 95 protein encodes MNKLLAFLLILSGPALAQTKHDQTLWYDQPAKVWEEALPLGNGRLGAMVFGRPAEELIQLNEATLWTGGPANPNPNPEAFSHLAEVRRLLFAGDNGAAVKLMRRMQGPNTNAYQPLGDLLLRQPQASGATNYYRNLNLADATATTRFSAGGVDYTREVFVTAPGQVVVIRLTASRKKTLAFSLSTKNQLEFSKAVEGGRDLVLRGKARIYADERRTPKLVVYKDDQNCNGMRYQMRIRVVKTDGKVSADSILHISGASEALILVSGATSFSGYDKCPDKDGKDETKEALRYLNAAAGQRFAKLKAAHLKDYQQYFNRVQFTLDGAVPPNLPVDQRLKAYKAGQPDPALELLYFDFGRYLLISSSRPGGPPANLQGIWNPLIRPSWRSNYTTNINLQMNYWPAEACNLPEMQEPLRAQIARFAKNGTATATHYYHARGWAVHHNSDLWAQTNPVGEGSGDPKWANWSLGSPWLSQHLYEHYRFTNDKAYLRTEAYPLMKTAAEFCLDWLVEKDGFLVTAPSTSPENSYLLPNGSKEVVTIASTMDMSIMRDLFANVIEADSILGIDADFAALLKQKRARLYPLHIGQAGNLQEWYGDWPDVDPQHRHVSQLFGLHPGREISPLLTPQYAAAARKTLEVRGDEGTGWSKAWKINFWARLLDGNHAYKMYQELLKVSTLNNLFDTHPPFQIDGNFGATAGIAEMLLQSQLADVHLLAALPAAWRTGHVAGLVARGGFVVDMDWRDGRLTKARILSRTGAPLRLRTNTPVTVQDAAAKSTTSAVNGQTQFLTIFETKAGKTYEIVAQ; translated from the coding sequence ATGAACAAACTTCTGGCTTTCCTTCTAATCCTCTCCGGTCCCGCCCTTGCCCAAACTAAGCATGACCAAACCCTTTGGTACGACCAGCCCGCCAAGGTGTGGGAAGAGGCCCTGCCGCTGGGCAACGGCCGGCTGGGCGCCATGGTGTTTGGCCGCCCGGCCGAAGAGCTGATTCAACTGAACGAGGCCACGCTGTGGACCGGTGGCCCCGCCAACCCCAATCCCAACCCCGAGGCATTCAGCCATCTGGCCGAGGTGCGTCGCCTGCTGTTTGCCGGCGACAACGGCGCGGCCGTGAAGCTCATGCGCCGCATGCAGGGCCCCAACACCAACGCCTACCAGCCGCTGGGCGACCTGCTGCTGCGCCAGCCGCAGGCCAGCGGCGCCACCAACTACTACCGCAACCTGAACCTGGCCGACGCCACGGCCACCACGCGCTTCAGCGCCGGGGGCGTGGATTACACCCGCGAAGTATTCGTGACCGCGCCGGGTCAGGTGGTGGTCATTCGCCTCACGGCCAGCCGGAAAAAGACGCTGGCTTTCAGCCTCTCGACCAAAAACCAGCTTGAATTCAGCAAAGCCGTGGAGGGCGGCCGGGACCTGGTGCTGCGCGGCAAAGCCCGCATCTACGCCGACGAGCGCCGCACTCCGAAGCTTGTGGTGTACAAGGACGACCAGAACTGCAACGGCATGCGCTACCAGATGCGCATTCGGGTGGTAAAAACCGATGGTAAAGTGTCGGCCGACAGCATTCTGCACATCTCGGGGGCTAGCGAGGCGTTGATTTTAGTGTCGGGCGCCACCAGCTTCAGCGGCTACGACAAGTGCCCTGACAAGGACGGCAAGGACGAAACCAAGGAGGCCCTGCGCTACCTGAATGCGGCCGCCGGCCAGCGCTTCGCCAAGCTGAAAGCCGCGCACCTGAAGGATTACCAGCAGTATTTCAACCGGGTGCAGTTCACGCTGGACGGTGCCGTGCCGCCCAACCTGCCCGTCGACCAGCGCCTGAAAGCCTATAAGGCCGGCCAGCCCGACCCGGCGCTGGAGTTGCTCTACTTCGATTTTGGGCGCTACCTGCTCATTTCCAGCTCGCGGCCGGGTGGGCCGCCGGCCAACCTGCAGGGCATCTGGAATCCGCTGATTCGACCGTCGTGGCGCAGCAACTACACCACCAACATCAACCTGCAGATGAACTACTGGCCCGCCGAGGCCTGCAACCTGCCGGAAATGCAGGAGCCCCTGCGCGCCCAGATTGCGCGCTTTGCCAAAAACGGCACCGCCACGGCCACCCACTACTACCACGCCCGCGGCTGGGCCGTCCACCACAACTCCGACCTCTGGGCCCAGACCAACCCAGTGGGCGAGGGCAGCGGCGACCCCAAATGGGCCAACTGGAGCCTGGGCAGCCCCTGGCTCTCGCAGCACCTCTACGAGCACTACCGCTTCACCAACGACAAGGCCTACCTGCGCACGGAGGCCTACCCGCTGATGAAAACGGCCGCCGAATTCTGCCTCGACTGGCTGGTGGAAAAGGACGGTTTTTTGGTCACGGCCCCGTCTACCTCGCCCGAAAACAGCTACCTGCTGCCCAACGGCAGTAAGGAGGTGGTGACCATTGCCTCCACCATGGACATGTCCATCATGCGCGATTTATTCGCCAACGTCATCGAAGCCGACTCCATTCTGGGCATCGACGCGGACTTCGCTGCGCTGCTGAAACAGAAGCGCGCCCGGCTCTACCCGCTGCACATCGGGCAGGCCGGCAACCTGCAGGAATGGTACGGCGACTGGCCCGACGTGGACCCGCAGCACCGGCACGTGTCGCAGTTGTTTGGCCTGCACCCCGGCCGCGAAATCTCACCTCTGCTCACACCCCAGTACGCCGCGGCCGCCCGCAAAACCCTGGAAGTGCGCGGCGACGAGGGCACCGGCTGGAGCAAGGCCTGGAAAATCAACTTCTGGGCCCGCCTGCTCGACGGCAACCACGCCTACAAAATGTACCAGGAGTTGCTCAAAGTCTCGACGCTCAACAATCTCTTCGACACGCACCCGCCGTTCCAGATTGACGGCAACTTCGGCGCCACGGCCGGCATCGCCGAAATGCTGCTGCAAAGCCAGCTGGCCGACGTGCATTTGCTGGCTGCGCTGCCCGCCGCCTGGCGCACAGGCCACGTGGCCGGCCTGGTGGCGCGCGGCGGCTTCGTGGTAGATATGGACTGGCGCGACGGCCGGCTGACCAAAGCGCGCATCCTCTCGCGCACCGGCGCCCCGCTCCGCCTGCGCACCAACACGCCCGTGACGGTGCAAGACGCGGCCGCCAAGTCCACCACCAGCGCAGTAAACGGGCAAACGCAGTTTCTCACCATATTCGAAACGAAAGCCGGGAAAACGTATGAAATCGTGGCGCAGTAG
- a CDS encoding RagB/SusD family nutrient uptake outer membrane protein has protein sequence MKKIFLGISLACALVTLGGCEKDLEQTPISNGSVPDFYKTAADFDQAMSAVYNSLRGFPDREVILSELRSDNMFAVSSIGSRDWDPVNNFSAALLVVNPYVADAWASDFSTIFRANTMLAQLAENGAVTGSLRPRYEGEAKFIRAFAYLDLVRKFGRVPVIDKPLIPQEVAKIPRADVAAVYALIEADLKAAISVLPAAYTGSGIGLTSGLGRVTNGAAKGMLALMYLTKSGPDYGIKGPGLASNEYDKANALLDELINRTGTPQSAAYSLQTNYANIFSPTNENNSEVLFDIQYISNGLGTLGSSFMNVVVPDAYYTGLATSGNLALPFSAGSVEIKPVSNDLNNVSFTTTDTRRAATIQQGYTNAGTTDTRPFYKKYVNVAGKGTSRTDWGTNYIVLRYTDILMMKAECEVRGVGGTPATAAARLTPIRTRAGLPALTTLTLETLMEERRREFAGENLRWNDLMRSGLALTTMNAWAAREDAPPPNNKIVRPITANLLLLPVPQVELGSSPGLYTQNDGY, from the coding sequence ATGAAAAAGATATTTCTCGGCATCTCCCTGGCCTGTGCGCTGGTGACCCTGGGTGGTTGCGAAAAGGACCTGGAGCAAACCCCGATTTCGAACGGCTCGGTGCCGGACTTTTATAAGACGGCGGCCGATTTCGACCAGGCCATGTCGGCCGTGTACAACTCGCTGCGCGGCTTCCCCGACCGTGAGGTGATTCTCTCGGAGCTGCGCTCCGACAACATGTTCGCCGTGAGCTCCATCGGCTCGCGCGACTGGGACCCCGTGAACAACTTCTCGGCCGCGCTGCTGGTGGTGAACCCCTACGTGGCCGACGCCTGGGCGTCGGACTTTTCCACCATTTTCCGGGCCAACACCATGCTGGCCCAGCTGGCCGAAAACGGTGCCGTGACGGGTTCGCTGCGGCCCCGCTACGAGGGCGAGGCCAAGTTCATCCGGGCGTTTGCCTACCTGGATTTGGTGCGCAAGTTTGGCCGGGTGCCGGTGATTGACAAGCCGCTCATTCCGCAGGAAGTGGCCAAGATTCCGCGCGCCGACGTGGCCGCCGTCTACGCCCTGATTGAGGCTGACCTGAAGGCGGCCATCAGCGTGCTGCCGGCGGCTTACACCGGCAGCGGCATCGGCCTCACCTCAGGCCTGGGCCGCGTCACCAACGGCGCCGCCAAAGGCATGCTGGCCTTGATGTACCTCACCAAGTCGGGCCCCGACTACGGCATCAAAGGCCCGGGCCTGGCCAGCAACGAGTACGACAAGGCCAACGCGCTGCTCGACGAGCTCATCAACCGCACGGGCACGCCGCAGTCGGCTGCCTACTCGCTGCAAACCAACTACGCCAACATCTTCTCGCCCACCAACGAGAACAATTCGGAGGTGCTGTTCGACATCCAGTACATCTCCAACGGCCTGGGCACGCTGGGCTCGTCGTTTATGAACGTGGTGGTGCCCGACGCCTACTACACCGGCCTGGCCACGAGCGGCAACCTGGCCCTGCCGTTCTCGGCCGGCTCGGTTGAAATCAAGCCCGTGTCGAACGACCTGAACAACGTTTCGTTCACGACCACCGACACCCGCCGCGCGGCCACCATCCAGCAGGGCTACACCAACGCCGGCACCACCGACACGCGCCCCTTCTACAAGAAATACGTGAACGTGGCCGGCAAAGGCACCAGCCGCACCGACTGGGGCACCAACTACATCGTGCTGCGCTACACCGACATCCTGATGATGAAGGCCGAATGCGAAGTGCGCGGCGTGGGCGGCACGCCCGCCACGGCGGCGGCCCGCCTCACGCCCATTCGCACCCGCGCCGGCCTGCCCGCCCTCACCACCCTCACGCTGGAAACCCTCATGGAGGAGCGCCGCCGCGAGTTTGCCGGCGAAAACCTGCGCTGGAACGACCTCATGCGCTCGGGCCTGGCCCTGACCACGATGAACGCCTGGGCCGCCCGCGAAGACGCCCCGCCGCCGAACAACAAAATTGTGCGCCCCATCACGGCCAACCTGCTGCTGCTGCCCGTGCCGCAGGTGGAGCTGGGCTCGTCCCCCGGCCTCTACACCCAGAATGACGGCTACTAA
- a CDS encoding glycoside hydrolase family 43 protein produces the protein MKYLSLFLMLLACSASAQTPLKKGEALVFCYFKGNGRDGLHLAGSRDGYTWTALKHDSTFLCPTVSKDRLMRDPCILRGPDGLFHMVWTVSWQDKGIGYASSKDLIHWSEQRFLPVMAQEPGTRNTWAPEISYDASTKTYLIYWASTITGKFPETQRAEENGYNHRIYATSTTDFQTFTPTRLLYEPGFNVIDASIQPDGKRFVMFLKDETREPVQKNLRVAFADQLAGPYGPASAPITGNYWAEGPTAVKLGADWLVYFDKYREHKYGAVKSTDLTQWTDVSDQIKLPVGLRHGTIFRVSARELKRLEQQ, from the coding sequence ATGAAATACCTTTCGCTTTTCCTGATGCTGCTTGCCTGCTCAGCGTCGGCCCAAACCCCGCTCAAAAAAGGCGAGGCCCTCGTCTTCTGCTACTTCAAAGGAAATGGCCGCGACGGCCTGCACCTGGCCGGCAGCCGCGACGGCTACACCTGGACGGCTCTGAAGCACGACAGCACCTTTCTGTGTCCCACCGTGAGCAAGGACCGCCTGATGCGCGACCCCTGCATCTTGCGCGGACCGGACGGGCTGTTTCACATGGTCTGGACGGTGAGCTGGCAGGACAAAGGCATTGGCTACGCCAGCTCCAAGGACCTCATTCATTGGAGCGAGCAGCGGTTTTTGCCGGTGATGGCGCAGGAGCCCGGCACCCGCAACACCTGGGCCCCGGAAATCAGCTACGATGCAAGCACCAAAACCTACCTCATTTACTGGGCCAGCACCATCACGGGCAAATTTCCGGAAACCCAGCGCGCCGAAGAAAACGGCTATAACCACCGCATCTACGCCACCAGCACGACGGATTTCCAGACCTTCACCCCTACCCGACTGCTCTACGAGCCGGGCTTTAACGTGATTGACGCCAGCATTCAGCCTGACGGCAAGCGCTTCGTGATGTTTCTGAAAGACGAAACCCGCGAGCCGGTGCAGAAGAACCTGCGCGTGGCCTTCGCCGACCAGCTGGCCGGCCCCTACGGCCCGGCCTCGGCGCCCATCACCGGCAACTACTGGGCCGAGGGCCCCACCGCCGTGAAGTTGGGCGCCGACTGGCTGGTGTATTTTGATAAGTACCGCGAGCACAAGTACGGCGCTGTTAAATCCACTGACTTGACGCAGTGGACCGATGTTTCAGACCAAATTAAGTTGCCGGTGGGCCTGCGCCACGGCACCATTTTTCGCGTCTCAGCCAGGGAGCTGAAGCGACTGGAGCAACAATAA
- a CDS encoding TonB-dependent receptor, translated as MLLLTGPVLAAVPAHPAATRRVLADWQLTGKVTSPKGEGLPGVTVVVKGTTLGTTSNPDGSFSLSVPEKPGTLVFSFIGFQTQERAYSGPGDFNVKLADDTKSLDEVVVVGYGTQKRADVTGAIATMDARKLEERPIARVDQALVGQLAGVQVKQTSGVPGRPFSIQVRGAGSISAGNEPLYVIDGFPLENVGASANGRFGSGNPLDNINPNDIEKIEVLKDAAAAAIYGSRAANGVVLITTKRGRSGKPQISVNSYVGGSRAAKKLDLLSGEEWASRATEIINNNWVKSGAGRTADQTTAQRRQILGLTGNNVNPDLMLDDRWAIPGHPGLKYVDWQDELYRTGVSQNYQVSASGATDNVNYYVSGNYNDQQGFALGLDYKRFTARANVEVKANDKLKFGLTINPTYSISKDPGIEGKDNRFHQLLSETPIVEDTAGINTAYGKNEAYRWGVSTASPIAVINNYEGDTRNYRTLGTVFGEYQPVNGLRLRSSLNFDNNESTSNSYAPPTRNLATSLASGSYSTYRRQTLVNENTATYSRTLGKHDFSLLGGYSYNFSRLDNNSASSSGGFVNNTVRTLNGAVAITTSGPTASQNVLLSTFGRLQYSYDGKYLLSASVRRDASSRFGSEDRAGVFPAVSAGWRISQEPFLQSVSFLSDLKLRASLGYSGNNSIGDYASIATLSTTNYTLGGLIAPGQAPNKVGNSRLKWERNRTVDFGADFGVLKNRITASFDYYTKNSLDLLLNVPVLTAAGFGTNLENIGEVRNTGWELELNTRNLEGAFSWTTSFNLSHNENKVVHLGTGDATIYVPNGLDTESNILQVGLPVYSIFVVKQIGILSQADIDGGAARFGNQTAGDPRYEDYNKDGKIDVNDRQVVGNPNPTYTFGLTNTLRYKGFDLSFLIQGQYGGSIYSTLGRAIDRTSVGYKENALGRARDRWMSAENPGAGVKGKATGNFGFIRNTDWLYSSDYYRVRTITLGYDLGQLISKRVAQGARVYVTAENWFGWDKYYGGLNPDALNTGNTGTFISGSDYGGLPLAKTLVLGLNLTF; from the coding sequence ATGCTTCTGCTCACGGGGCCGGTTTTGGCGGCCGTGCCGGCGCACCCCGCCGCCACGCGGCGCGTGCTGGCCGACTGGCAGCTCACCGGCAAGGTGACCTCGCCCAAGGGCGAAGGCCTGCCCGGCGTGACGGTGGTGGTGAAAGGCACCACCCTGGGCACCACCAGCAACCCCGACGGCTCGTTCTCGCTGTCGGTGCCCGAAAAGCCCGGCACGCTGGTGTTTAGCTTCATCGGCTTTCAAACGCAGGAGCGGGCATATAGCGGCCCCGGCGATTTTAACGTGAAGCTGGCCGACGACACCAAGAGCCTCGACGAGGTGGTGGTGGTGGGCTACGGCACCCAGAAGCGGGCCGACGTGACCGGCGCCATTGCCACCATGGACGCCCGCAAGCTGGAAGAGCGGCCCATTGCCCGCGTCGACCAGGCGCTGGTGGGCCAGCTGGCCGGCGTGCAGGTGAAGCAGACCTCGGGCGTGCCCGGCCGTCCCTTCAGCATTCAGGTGCGGGGCGCGGGCTCCATCTCGGCCGGCAACGAGCCGCTGTATGTGATTGACGGCTTTCCGCTCGAAAACGTGGGCGCCAGCGCCAACGGCCGTTTCGGCAGCGGCAACCCGCTCGACAACATCAACCCCAACGACATCGAGAAGATTGAGGTGCTGAAGGACGCCGCCGCGGCCGCCATCTACGGCTCGCGCGCCGCCAACGGCGTGGTGCTCATCACCACCAAGCGCGGCCGCTCGGGCAAGCCCCAAATCAGCGTGAACAGCTACGTGGGCGGCTCGCGTGCCGCCAAGAAGCTCGACCTGCTGAGCGGGGAGGAGTGGGCCTCCCGCGCCACCGAAATCATCAACAACAACTGGGTGAAATCGGGCGCGGGCCGCACCGCCGACCAGACCACGGCCCAACGCCGCCAGATTCTGGGCCTGACCGGCAACAACGTGAACCCCGACCTGATGCTGGACGACCGTTGGGCCATCCCCGGCCATCCCGGCCTGAAATACGTCGACTGGCAGGACGAACTCTACCGCACGGGCGTGAGCCAGAACTACCAGGTGAGCGCCTCCGGCGCCACCGACAACGTGAACTACTACGTGTCGGGCAACTACAACGACCAGCAGGGTTTTGCCCTGGGCCTCGACTACAAGCGCTTCACGGCCCGCGCCAACGTGGAAGTGAAGGCCAACGACAAGCTCAAGTTCGGCCTCACCATCAACCCCACTTATTCCATTTCGAAAGACCCCGGCATCGAGGGCAAAGACAACCGCTTCCACCAGCTGCTGTCCGAAACGCCCATCGTGGAAGACACCGCCGGCATCAACACCGCCTACGGCAAGAACGAGGCCTACCGCTGGGGCGTGAGCACGGCCAGCCCCATTGCCGTGATTAACAACTACGAGGGCGACACCCGCAACTACCGCACGCTGGGCACCGTGTTTGGCGAATACCAGCCGGTGAACGGCCTGCGTTTGCGTTCCTCGCTGAACTTCGACAACAACGAGTCGACGTCTAACTCGTACGCGCCGCCCACCCGCAACCTGGCCACCTCGCTGGCCAGCGGCTCGTACAGCACCTACCGCCGCCAGACCCTGGTGAACGAAAACACGGCCACCTACAGCCGCACCCTGGGCAAGCACGATTTCTCGCTGCTGGGCGGTTATTCCTACAATTTCTCGCGCCTCGACAACAACAGCGCTTCGTCGTCGGGCGGCTTCGTGAACAACACCGTGCGCACCCTCAACGGCGCGGTGGCCATCACCACCTCGGGGCCCACGGCCTCGCAAAACGTGCTGCTCTCGACGTTCGGCCGCCTGCAGTATTCTTATGATGGAAAATACCTGCTGTCGGCCAGCGTGCGCCGCGACGCGTCGTCGCGCTTCGGCTCCGAAGACCGCGCCGGCGTGTTCCCGGCCGTATCGGCGGGCTGGCGCATCTCGCAGGAGCCTTTCCTGCAGTCGGTTTCGTTCCTGAGCGACCTGAAGCTGCGCGCCAGCCTAGGCTACTCCGGCAATAACTCCATCGGCGATTACGCCAGCATTGCCACGCTGAGCACCACCAACTACACCCTGGGCGGCCTCATTGCCCCCGGCCAGGCGCCCAACAAGGTGGGCAACTCGCGGCTGAAGTGGGAGCGCAACCGCACCGTGGACTTCGGCGCCGACTTCGGCGTGCTGAAAAACCGCATCACGGCGTCGTTCGACTACTACACCAAGAACAGCCTCGACCTGCTGCTGAACGTGCCCGTGCTCACGGCCGCCGGCTTCGGCACCAACCTGGAGAACATCGGCGAGGTGCGTAACACCGGCTGGGAACTCGAGTTGAACACCCGCAACCTGGAGGGCGCCTTCTCGTGGACGACTTCCTTCAACCTGAGCCACAACGAAAACAAAGTAGTGCACCTGGGCACCGGCGATGCCACCATCTACGTGCCCAACGGCCTTGACACCGAGAGCAACATCCTGCAGGTGGGCCTGCCCGTGTACAGCATCTTCGTGGTGAAGCAAATCGGCATTCTGAGCCAGGCCGACATCGACGGCGGCGCGGCCCGCTTCGGCAACCAGACCGCCGGCGACCCCCGCTACGAAGACTACAACAAGGACGGCAAGATTGACGTGAACGACCGCCAGGTGGTGGGCAACCCCAACCCGACCTACACCTTCGGCCTCACCAACACGCTGCGTTACAAGGGCTTCGACCTGAGCTTCCTGATTCAGGGCCAGTACGGCGGCTCCATATACTCCACCCTGGGCCGCGCCATCGACCGCACCAGCGTGGGCTACAAAGAAAATGCCCTGGGCCGCGCCCGCGACCGGTGGATGTCGGCTGAAAACCCCGGCGCCGGCGTGAAAGGCAAAGCCACCGGCAACTTCGGCTTCATCCGCAACACCGACTGGCTGTACTCGTCCGACTACTACCGCGTGCGCACCATCACGCTGGGCTACGACCTGGGCCAGCTCATCAGCAAGCGCGTGGCCCAAGGCGCCCGCGTGTATGTGACGGCTGAAAACTGGTTTGGCTGGGACAAGTACTACGGCGGCCTCAACCCCGACGCCCTCAACACGGGCAACACCGGCACCTTCATCTCGGGCTCGGACTACGGCGGACTGCCGCTGGCCAAAACCCTCGTGCTCGGCCTCAACCTCACTTTTTAA
- a CDS encoding glycoside hydrolase family protein, which produces MPTRRTFLTGLVLAPFARAMAGFSAPRLIDYPKSAFAKFSKHLKPVGRALELPGYYVWCNSPIYGPDGKVHVFFSRWVASKGMSGWINGSEICHAVADKPEGPYTFVEVVLAPRGPGHWDATTCHNPSIQFVDGQYCLFFMGNANGKTDTKRIGLATAPTLNGPWTRPDQPLLLPGPAGAWDDHCTTNPAFVKHEGKYWLYYKSWNTKEYEDAKGQEIRGNRKYGLAIADQLQGPYVKFEGNPVIDFSGQGHNKQFEDAFVWRQHGRFNLLARDMGVYSQEVGLYLESVDGKTWTFPKIAFLPIRDYGVTEPPAPPRLKRYGRLERPQLLLRDGKPEYLFCASQGGREMTASAFVFRIG; this is translated from the coding sequence ATGCCTACTCGCCGCACGTTTCTCACCGGGTTGGTTTTGGCGCCGTTTGCCCGGGCAATGGCCGGTTTTTCGGCGCCCCGGCTCATCGACTACCCGAAAAGCGCCTTCGCCAAATTCAGCAAGCACCTCAAGCCGGTGGGCCGGGCCCTGGAGCTGCCCGGCTACTACGTGTGGTGCAACTCGCCCATCTACGGGCCCGATGGCAAGGTGCACGTCTTTTTCTCGCGCTGGGTGGCCAGCAAGGGCATGAGCGGCTGGATAAACGGCTCCGAAATCTGCCACGCCGTGGCCGACAAGCCTGAAGGCCCCTACACTTTCGTGGAAGTGGTGCTGGCCCCGCGCGGCCCCGGCCACTGGGACGCCACCACCTGCCACAACCCCAGCATTCAGTTCGTCGACGGCCAGTACTGCCTGTTTTTCATGGGCAACGCCAACGGCAAAACCGACACCAAGCGCATCGGCCTGGCCACCGCGCCCACCCTCAACGGCCCCTGGACGCGCCCCGACCAGCCCCTGCTGCTGCCCGGCCCCGCCGGTGCCTGGGACGACCACTGCACCACCAATCCCGCCTTTGTGAAGCACGAAGGCAAGTACTGGCTCTACTACAAGTCCTGGAATACCAAAGAGTACGAAGACGCCAAAGGCCAGGAAATCCGCGGCAACCGCAAGTACGGCCTTGCCATCGCCGACCAGTTGCAAGGCCCTTACGTCAAATTCGAGGGCAACCCAGTTATCGACTTTTCCGGGCAGGGCCACAACAAGCAGTTTGAGGACGCCTTTGTGTGGCGGCAGCACGGCCGGTTCAACTTGTTGGCCCGGGATATGGGCGTCTACAGCCAGGAAGTGGGCTTGTATTTGGAGTCGGTGGACGGCAAAACCTGGACGTTCCCCAAAATCGCCTTCCTGCCCATCCGCGACTACGGCGTGACGGAGCCGCCCGCGCCGCCCAGGCTCAAACGCTATGGGCGGCTCGAACGGCCCCAGCTGCTGCTGCGCGACGGCAAGCCCGAATACCTGTTTTGCGCCTCGCAGGGAGGCCGGGAGATGACGGCTTCGGCATTTGTTTTTCGGATAGGCTGA
- a CDS encoding rhamnogalacturonan acetylesterase: protein MKKNFLVAATAGILLAGPAAAQTPKTTFKFDFGPGKAAPGYQQVLPTATYSEATGFGFDFGTSVTGTDRGGKDALRSDFVTSPQPFYFSVKLPEGNYNVTVTLGDPKGPSSTFLKAESRRLLLETTATKPGQFTTQTFTLNVKSRRINDTEQVSLKPRELRKLDWDDRLTLEFDGANPCLAALEITPAPAAATIFLAGNSTVVDQDDEPWAAWGQMLPRFLKPGVAVANHAESGLTLGSFLGSKRLAKVLSVMKPGDYLFIEFGHNDQKDKGENDGAWKSYTERLHIFVQEAKKKGGIPVIVTSTSRRTFGADGRIENSLGDFPAAARKVAEEENVALIDLNAMTAKLYEALGVEESKKALVHYPANTYPGQTAPLADNTHFNPYGAYEIAKCVVEGIKANKLGLAKFLRHDTPAFDPAKPDALAGWVWKGSPRSEVTKPDGN from the coding sequence ATGAAGAAAAACTTCCTCGTCGCCGCCACGGCGGGCATTTTGCTGGCTGGCCCGGCCGCCGCCCAAACGCCCAAAACCACCTTCAAATTTGACTTCGGGCCCGGCAAAGCGGCGCCCGGCTACCAGCAGGTGCTGCCCACGGCGACCTACTCCGAGGCTACCGGCTTTGGGTTCGACTTCGGCACCTCCGTGACGGGCACCGACCGGGGCGGCAAGGACGCGCTGCGCAGCGACTTCGTGACCAGCCCGCAGCCCTTCTACTTTTCGGTGAAGCTGCCCGAAGGCAACTACAACGTGACCGTGACGCTGGGCGACCCGAAAGGCCCCAGCAGCACCTTCCTCAAGGCCGAGTCGCGCCGGCTGCTGCTCGAAACCACCGCCACCAAGCCCGGCCAGTTCACCACCCAAACCTTCACACTTAACGTAAAGAGCCGCCGCATCAACGACACCGAACAGGTAAGCCTGAAGCCCCGCGAGCTGCGCAAGCTGGACTGGGACGACCGCCTCACGCTGGAATTCGACGGCGCCAACCCCTGCCTGGCCGCGCTGGAAATAACGCCCGCGCCCGCCGCCGCCACCATTTTCCTGGCCGGCAACTCTACCGTGGTGGACCAGGACGACGAGCCCTGGGCCGCCTGGGGCCAGATGCTACCGCGCTTCCTCAAGCCCGGCGTGGCCGTGGCCAACCACGCCGAATCGGGCCTCACGCTGGGCAGCTTTCTGGGCTCGAAGCGCCTGGCCAAGGTGCTGAGCGTGATGAAGCCGGGCGACTACCTATTCATCGAATTCGGCCACAACGACCAGAAGGACAAGGGCGAAAACGACGGCGCCTGGAAATCCTACACCGAGCGGCTGCACATCTTCGTGCAGGAGGCGAAGAAAAAGGGCGGCATTCCGGTCATCGTCACGTCCACCAGCCGCCGCACCTTCGGGGCCGATGGCCGGATTGAAAACAGCCTGGGCGACTTCCCCGCCGCCGCCCGCAAAGTGGCCGAGGAAGAGAACGTGGCCCTTATCGACCTCAACGCCATGACGGCGAAACTCTACGAGGCGCTGGGCGTGGAAGAATCGAAAAAAGCACTGGTGCACTACCCCGCCAACACCTACCCCGGCCAGACCGCGCCGCTGGCCGACAACACCCACTTCAACCCCTACGGCGCCTATGAGATTGCGAAGTGCGTGGTGGAAGGCATCAAAGCCAACAAGCTGGGCCTGGCGAAATTCCTTCGCCACGACACGCCGGCGTTCGACCCGGCCAAGCCGGATGCGCTGGCCGGCTGGGTTTGGAAAGGCAGCCCGCGCAGTGAAGTGACCAAGCCGGACGGCAATTAG